In one Vicugna pacos chromosome 22, VicPac4, whole genome shotgun sequence genomic region, the following are encoded:
- the CLTB gene encoding clathrin light chain B isoform X3, with product MLERTAGSEDMGTTVNGDVFQEANGPADGYAAIAQADRLTQEPESIRKWREEQRKRLQELDAASKVMEQEWREKAKKDLEEWNQRQSEQVEKNKINNRASEEAFVKESKEETPGTEWEKVAQLCDFNPKSSKQCKDVSRLRSVLMSLKQTPLSR from the exons CAGGTTCTGAGGACATGGGGACCACAGTCAATGGAGATGTGTTTCAG GAGGCTAACGGTCCAGCTGACGGCTATGCTGCAATCGCCCAGGCCGACAGGCTGACGCAGGAACCCGAGAGCATCCGCAAATGGAGAGAGGAGCAGCGGAAACGGCTGCAAGAGCTGG ATGCTGCCTCCAAAGTGATGGAGCAGGAGTGGCGGGAGAAGGCCAAGAAGGACCTGGAGGAGTGGAACCAGCGCCAGAGTGAACAAGTGGAGAAGAACAAGATCAATAACCG GGCATCTGAGGAGGCTTTTGTGAAGGAATCCAAGGAGGAGACCCCAGGCACAGAGTGGGAGAAGGTGgcccagctgtgtgacttcaacCCCAAGAGCAGCAAGCAGTGCAAAGACGTGTCCCGCCTGCGCTCGGTGCTCATGTCCCTGAAGCAGACGCCGCTGTCCCGCTAG
- the HIGD2A gene encoding HIG1 domain family member 2A, mitochondrial, with translation MAAPGPVTPEAPFEPSQPPVIEGFGPTVYSTSESFKDKFIRKTRENPMVPIGCLGTAAALTYGLFCFHRGQSQRSQLMMRTRIAAQGFTVVAILAGLAVSSMRSRS, from the exons ATGGCGGCTCCTGGCCCTGTGACTCCGGAGGCACCCTTTGAACCATCGCAGCCCCCAGTCATTGAGGGCTTTGGCCCCACTGTATACAGCACTTCTGAAAGCTTCAAGGACAAGTTTATTCGCAAGACCCGCGAGAATCCAATGGTACCCATAG GCTGCCTGGGCACAGCCGCTGCCCTTACCTACGGCCTCTTCTGCTTCCACCGGGGTCAGAGCCAGCGCTCCCAGCTCATGATGCGCACCCGGATCGCCGCCCAGGGCTTCACGGTCGTGGCCATCCTGGCGGGTCTAGCTGTATCTTCAATGAGATCTCGATCTTAA
- the CLTB gene encoding clathrin light chain B isoform X2: MADDFGFFSSSESGAPEAAEEDPAAAFLAQQESEIAGIENDEGFGAAAGSQAALAQPGPASGGSEDMGTTVNGDVFQEANGPADGYAAIAQADRLTQEPESIRKWREEQRKRLQELDAASKVMEQEWREKAKKDLEEWNQRQSEQVEKNKINNRASEEAFVKESKEETPGTEWEKVAQLCDFNPKSSKQCKDVSRLRSVLMSLKQTPLSR; the protein is encoded by the exons ATGGCTGATGACTTTGGCTTCTTCTCGTCGTCGGAGAGCGGGGCCCCCGAGGCGGCCGAGGAGGACCCGGCGGCTGCCTTCCTGGCCCAGCAGGAGAGTGAGATCGCGGGCATAGAGAATGACGAGGGCTTCGGGGCAGCTGCCGGCAGCCAAGCGGCCCTCGCACAGCCGGGACCCGCGAGTGGGG GTTCTGAGGACATGGGGACCACAGTCAATGGAGATGTGTTTCAG GAGGCTAACGGTCCAGCTGACGGCTATGCTGCAATCGCCCAGGCCGACAGGCTGACGCAGGAACCCGAGAGCATCCGCAAATGGAGAGAGGAGCAGCGGAAACGGCTGCAAGAGCTGG ATGCTGCCTCCAAAGTGATGGAGCAGGAGTGGCGGGAGAAGGCCAAGAAGGACCTGGAGGAGTGGAACCAGCGCCAGAGTGAACAAGTGGAGAAGAACAAGATCAATAACCG GGCATCTGAGGAGGCTTTTGTGAAGGAATCCAAGGAGGAGACCCCAGGCACAGAGTGGGAGAAGGTGgcccagctgtgtgacttcaacCCCAAGAGCAGCAAGCAGTGCAAAGACGTGTCCCGCCTGCGCTCGGTGCTCATGTCCCTGAAGCAGACGCCGCTGTCCCGCTAG
- the CLTB gene encoding clathrin light chain B isoform X1, whose protein sequence is MADDFGFFSSSESGAPEAAEEDPAAAFLAQQESEIAGIENDEGFGAAAGSQAALAQPGPASGAGSEDMGTTVNGDVFQEANGPADGYAAIAQADRLTQEPESIRKWREEQRKRLQELDAASKVMEQEWREKAKKDLEEWNQRQSEQVEKNKINNRASEEAFVKESKEETPGTEWEKVAQLCDFNPKSSKQCKDVSRLRSVLMSLKQTPLSR, encoded by the exons ATGGCTGATGACTTTGGCTTCTTCTCGTCGTCGGAGAGCGGGGCCCCCGAGGCGGCCGAGGAGGACCCGGCGGCTGCCTTCCTGGCCCAGCAGGAGAGTGAGATCGCGGGCATAGAGAATGACGAGGGCTTCGGGGCAGCTGCCGGCAGCCAAGCGGCCCTCGCACAGCCGGGACCCGCGAGTGGGG CAGGTTCTGAGGACATGGGGACCACAGTCAATGGAGATGTGTTTCAG GAGGCTAACGGTCCAGCTGACGGCTATGCTGCAATCGCCCAGGCCGACAGGCTGACGCAGGAACCCGAGAGCATCCGCAAATGGAGAGAGGAGCAGCGGAAACGGCTGCAAGAGCTGG ATGCTGCCTCCAAAGTGATGGAGCAGGAGTGGCGGGAGAAGGCCAAGAAGGACCTGGAGGAGTGGAACCAGCGCCAGAGTGAACAAGTGGAGAAGAACAAGATCAATAACCG GGCATCTGAGGAGGCTTTTGTGAAGGAATCCAAGGAGGAGACCCCAGGCACAGAGTGGGAGAAGGTGgcccagctgtgtgacttcaacCCCAAGAGCAGCAAGCAGTGCAAAGACGTGTCCCGCCTGCGCTCGGTGCTCATGTCCCTGAAGCAGACGCCGCTGTCCCGCTAG